The sequence below is a genomic window from Streptomyces sp. V1I1.
TCAACCGCAACTCGGCCACTTTCCCGGCGCCGCCCGGCCCCGCGACGGCCAGATAGACCGTCCCGACGGGCTGCCCGTCCTGTGGTTCCGGCCCGGCCACACCCGTGGTCGCGATGCCCCAGCCGGCGCCCAGCGCCTGCCGTACCCCGGCCGCCATCTGCCGTGCGACCTCGGGATCCACCGCGCCGCGCTCCGCCAGGAGGGTCCCGTCGACGCCGAGAACATCCCTCTTGAGAGTGGTTGCGTACGCCGTGACGGACCCGCGGAAGGACTTCGAGGCACCTGGTACGGAAGTGAGCTCGGCGGCCACCAGGCCGCCGGTCAGCGACTCGGCGACGGCCAGCGTCTCGCCACGTTCCGCAAGCAACGCCAGCACCCGAGCCGCGGTCTTCACCGCTTTTCTCCTGCGTTTCCAGCACTCCCGGCGTTGCTCCCCGCCTCGTCGGCCGCCGCCGCCCGCTGGGCGGCCAGTCCCCTGCGCCTCAGCACGATCGCCTGTCGCACATAGTCCAGACCGGTGACCACCGTCAGCACGACGGCCAGCGCCATCACCCAGAAGCGCAGGGTGGCCAGCGGACCGGTCAGCGCCAGGACGTACATCCCGACCGCCGTGCCCTGCGCGAGGGTCTTCATCTTGCCGCCGCGACTGGCCGGAATGACCCCGTGCCGGATCACCCAGAACCGCATCAGCGTGATCCCGAGCTCACGGAAGAGAATGACCCCGGTCACCCACCACGGCAGATCCCCGAGCGCCGACAGACAGATCAGCCCGGCAGCCATGATCGCCTTGTCGGCGATCGGGTCGGCGATCTTCCCGAAGTCGGTGACCAGGTTGTACGTACGCGCCAGATGGCCGTCGAAGATGTCGGTGATCATGGCGACTGCGAACGCCGCCCACGCCCAGGCCCGCCAGGCCGGGTCGTATCCGCCGTCCTGCAGCATCAGCATGACGAAGCCGGGCACGAGCACCAGGCGGATCATGGTCAGGATGTTGGCGATGTTCCAGAGGCTGGCCTGATTGACGGCCGCAGCGCCCAGCTTGCCGCCGGGCGCGGGCCTGCCGGTGCCGCCCCCCGCGGATGCCGGCACTCCGGTCATGTGCCAACCTCCTCAAGACATTCGGCCACCAGGTCGACGCCTTCCGTACCCACGGCCTTTGCCACGACGATACGACCGGGCACGAGCCCCTCGCTCGAAGTGAAGACCACCTGCCCGTCCGTCTCCGGCGCCTGGTGCGCCGCACGGCCCACCGCACCGTCCTCGCCGTCCACGGACTCGACCAGCACCTCAAGGGCCTCGCCGAGCCGCTCCTCGGCGCGCTGCGCGGTCAGCTCCTCCGCGAGCCGCGACAGATACTCAAGACGCTCGGCGATCACGTCGGCGTCCAGCTTGTTGTCGTACGAGACGGCCTCCGTGCCGTCCTCGTCGGAGTAGCCGAAGACGCCGATGGCATCCAGGCGCGCATCGGTGAGGAAGCTTTCCAGCTCGGCGAAGTCCGCCTCGGTCTCGCCGGGGAAGCCGACGATGAAGTTGGACCGCACACCCGCCTGCGGGGCCTTGCCGCGGATGGTCGCCAGCAGCTCCAAGAACCGCTCGGTGTCGCCGAAGCGCCGCATCGCGCGCAGCACACCCGGCGCGGAGTGCTGGAAGGACAGGTCGAAGTACGGAGCGATCTTCGGCGTCGAGGTGAGGACGTCGATCAGCCCGGGCCGCATCTCGGCGGGCTGCAGATAGCTGACCCGCACCCGCTCGATGCCGTCGATCTCGGCCAGCTCCGGCAGCAGGGTCTCCAGGAGACGGATGTCGCCGAGGTCCTTGCCGTACGAGGTGTTGTTCTCGGAGACCAGCATGACCTCCTTCACGCCCTGCTCGGCCAGCCAGCGCGTCTCGCCGAGCACATCGCTGGGCCGCCGCGAGATGAACGAGCCGCGGAAGGACGGAATGGCGCAGAAGGAGCAGCGCCGGTCGCAGCCGGATGCGAGCTTCACGGAGGCGACGGGGCTGGTGCCGAGGCGGCGGCGCAGGGGCGCCCGCGGCCCGGACACCGGTGCGACCCCCTCCGGCAGATCCTCGGGGGCGGGCGCGATGTCACCGTGGCCGGGCAGCGCCACATCGGACGCCTCCTGCCGTTCGACCGGGCTCAGCGGCAGCAGCTTGCGGCGGTCGCGCGGAGTGTGCGAGGCGTGGATGCCGCCGTTCAGGATGGTCTGAAGGCGGTCGGAGATGTCGGCGTAGTCGTCGAAGCCGAGCACGCCGTCCGCCTCGGGCAGCGCTTCGGCCAGCTCCTTGCCGTACCGCTCGGCCATGCAGCCGACCGCGACCACGGCCTGGGTCTTGCCGTGGTCCTTGAGATCGTTGGCTTCGAGCAGGGCGTCGACGGAGTCCTTCTTGGCGGCCTCGACGAACCCGCAGGTGTTGACGACTGCGACATCCGCATCGGCGGCTTCCTCGACGAGCTCCCAGCCGTCCGCTGCCAAGCGGCCTGCGAGCTCCTCCGAGTCCACCTCGTTACGGGCGCAGCCAAGAGTGACAAGGGCGACGGTACGGCGTTCGGGCATGGGCTCAAGACTACTTTGTCCTGACCCACGCCCTGGCCCCGAGGGTTCCCGGGGCCCCGCAGCCCATCTGGGCTAGCCGACCTCGGGGTCGCCCTTCGTGTACGACAGCCGCTCGACCTGGCCCGCCTCGAACTGGTCCTCGACCTTCTTGCCGTTCACGAACAGCTCGATCGCCCCGGCGTTCCCGAGGATCAGATCAACCCGCTCGTCGTCCTGGAAGGTCTTGGACTCGCCCTTGAGCAGCAGCCCGTCGAAGAGCAGCTTGCCGTTGTGCGACTTGGCCGAGATCCAGCTCTTGTCGTCCAGGGCGGAGAGCTTCACCGTCACCTTGTCCTTCGGCACCGCCGCGATGGCGCTGTCCGACGGGTCGGGCTTCGGTGGGGCGGGCTTGCTCGTGGACGGATCAGCCGGGCTCGGCTTCTGCTCGGACGCCGACCCCTCGGCCACGTTGCTGCCCTTGCCGCCGTCCTCGCCGCTGAAGAGCGTGAAGCCGACGAAGCCGATCACGGCGACGATCGCGGCGACCATGGCGGCCGTCCAGTTGGGGCGGCGCGCATCGGGACGGATGCGCTCGGCCTCGAAGAGCGGCGCGGCAGGTGTCGGCGAAGGACGTCCGCCGTGCTCCGCGTCGTACTGCGCGACGAGCGGATCGGGATCGAGGCCGACGGCACGCGCAACCGTGCGGATATGACCGCGCGCGTAGACATCGCCGCCACAGCGGGAGAAGTCGTCCTGCTCGATCGCTTGCACGATCGGGATGCGCACCCGGGTGGAGGAACTGACTTCGTCAACGGTCAGACCTGCGGCGATGCGGGCTTGCTGGAGCGCATGACCGATCGAAGGCCGGTCATCTTCGTTCGAAGACCGGTCGTCTTCAAGCGAAGGCTGGTCGTCGTCGATTGAAGGCCGGTCGTCTTCGGGGGAGTTGCCGATGGACACGGGGGCGCCTTTCGAGCGTGTAGCCACCTGCTGGAGGTTCAGTCTATGGGTGGAACGAAAGGGTGGGGCAACCGGGCGAGGGACTTTGTACGCCAACAGAATGGCCGGTCATCCTGATGGTGGGACATCTGACTGTCCCTCCCTCCAACTTGACGTACGACTGAGGGAAACGGTTGCTCTCCAAACCCTTACGAATGAGACTCCCCGCGGATCACGGCAAGCACTCCATCGAGTTCATCCGGTTTCACCAGGACATCGCGCGCCTTGGAGCCCTCGCTCGGCCCGACGATGTTCCGTGACTCCATCAGATCCATCAGCCGACCCGCCTTCGCGAAGCCCACGCGCAGCTTGCGCTGGAGCATCGACGTCGACCCGAACTGGGTGGATACCACCAGCTCAGCGGCCTGACAGAGCAGATCGAGGTCGTCGCCGATGTCCTCGTCGATCTCCTTCTTCTGCTTCGTGCCGACCACGACGTCCTCCCGGAAGACCGGGGCCATCTGATCCTTGCAGTGCTGGACGACTACCGCGACCTCGTCCTCGGTGACGAAGGCGCCCTGCATACGGGTCGGCTTGTTCGCACCCATCGGGAGGAACAGGCCGTCGCCCTTGCCGATCAGCTTCTCCGCACCCGGCTGGTCGAGGATGACCCGGCTGTCGGCGAGCGAGGAGGTCGCGAAGGCGAGCCGCGAGGGCACATTCGCCTTGATCAGACCGGTGACGACGTCGACCGATGGCCGCTGGGTCGCCAGTACCAGATGGATGCCGGCGGCGCGCGCCAGCTGGGTGATCCGGACGATGGCGTCCTCGACGTCGCGCGGCGCCACCATCATCAGGTCGGCGAGCTCGTCCACGATGACCAGCAGATACGGGTAGGGGGTGAGCTCGCGCTCGCTCCCCTCCGGCGGCTTGACCTTGCCGTTCCGGATGGCCTGGTTGAAGTCGTCGATGTGCCGGTAGCCGTACGCCGCGAGGTCGTCGTAGCGCAGATCCATCTCCCGCACGACCCACTGCAGCGCCTCGGCGGCCCGCTTGGGGTTGGTGATGATCGGGGTGATCAGGTGCGGAATGCCTTCGTAAGCGGTGAGCTCGACCCGCTTGGGGTCGACGAGCACCATCCGTACGTCCTCCGGCGTCGCCCGCACCATCACCGAGGTGATCAGGCAGTTGATACAGGAGGACTTGCCGGAGCCGGTCGCGCCCGCGACCAGGACATGCGGCATCTTCGCCAGGTTGGCCATCACGTAGCCGCCCTCGACGTCCTTGCCGAGCGCGACCAGCATCGGGTGCTCGTCCCCCGCCGCGTCAGCGAGGCGCAGTACATCGCCGAGGTTGACCATCTCGCGGTCGGAGTTCGGGATCTCGATGCCGACCGCGGACTTGCCGGGGATCGGGGAGATGATCCGTACGTCGGGGCTGGCGACGGCGTACGCGATGTTCTTGGTGAGGGCAGTGATCCGCTCGACCTTCACGGCCGGGCCCAGCTCCACCTCGTACCGGGTGACCGTCGGGCCGCGGGTGAAGCCGGTGACGGCCGCGTCGACCTTGAACTCCATGAAGACATTGCTGAGCGAGGCGACGACCGCGTCATTGGCGGCGCTGCGCGTCTTGCCGGGGCCGCCGCGCTCCAGCAGGTCCAGCGAGGGCAGGGCGTAGGTGATGTCGCCGGAGAGCTGGAGCTGCTCGGCGCGCGGCGGCAGGGGCTGGGACTCGTCGGGTACCGGCGCGGACTTGGTCAGATCCGGTACGGACGCCTTCGATCCGCTCTCCTTCGTCCCGGGCTCCTCGGGCTCTCGCGCGCTCGGCACGGGGCTGGCGGCCCGCTGCCGTTCGGCGGTGACGTCCCGGGTGAGGTCGGCGACGAGCGGCGACGGCGGCATGCCGTTCAGTACGGCTCCGTCGAGCGCCGCGGCCGCCGCCGCTGCCACATCCACCGCGTCCATCGGACGGTCCATGGCTGGCTGCACGGAGGCCCTGCGCGGCCGCCTGCGCTTGGAGAGCGCTGCCTCCTCGGCAGGGTCCGGGTCGAAGTCCGCGGGCGCTTCGCCCCGGCGCGCGGACGAGCGGCGCGCCCGCCCGGGGACGGCATCGCGCCACTGGTCCTCGTACCGCTCGTCGTCCTCGCCGGCCTCGCGGTCCGCCCCCGGCTCGTACGCCGGCTCGACGATGCCCAGCTTGGAGCCGAGCAGCCGCAGCCGCTGCGGAATGGCGTTGACGGGCGTCGCGGTGACCACGAGCAGGCCGAAGAGCGTGAGCAGCACGAGCAGCGGTACTGCGAGGACCTCGCCCATGGTGAAGATCAGCGGCTTGGACGCGGCCCAGCCGATCAGCCCGCCCGCGTCCTGCATCGCCTCGGTGCCCTCCCCGCGGCCGGGAGAGCCGCAGGCGATGTGGACCTGCCCGAGCACGCCGACGACGAGCGCGGACAGACCGATCACGATCCGGCCGTTGGCCTCTGGCTTCTCGGGATAGAGGATCAGACGTACGGCGATCACGCCCAGCAGTAGCGGCGCGAGCAGATCGAGCCGGCCGAACGCGCCGGTCACCAGCATCTCGACGAGATCGCCGACCGGGCCGCGCAGATTGGACCAGGTACCGGCGGCGACGACCAGCGCCACGCCGAGGAGCAGCAGCGCAAGGCCGTCCTTGCGGTGGGCCGGGTCGAGCCCCTTCGCTCCCCGTCCTATGCCACGGAACAGAGCGCCCACAGTGTGTGCCAGACCGAGCCAGAGGGCGCGCGCGAGGCGGTACACGCCCCCCGTGGGGGACGGCGCGGGCTTGGGCGCAGCCTTCTTCGCCGCCGCCTTCCTGGCGGGCGCTTTTTTCGCGGGTGCGGTCTTCTTGGCGGCAGCTTTCTTGGCGGGCGCCGCCTTCTTCGCGGCGCCGGTCGTACGGCCGGCGCGCGGCTTCGCGGTGCCCGCCGCGCCCTGGGAACCCTTGCCGGACGTGCGTGAGGCCATGGTGGTGAGGTTACCGGTGTCGACGGCAGCGGACACGTGTGCCCACTGCTTCACTCGTTCGTGTCGTGCCAGTAGGTGCGGAAAGCTGACGCCCTGGTGGCGGGAAGCTGACGCTCCATCAAGCCCCGGGCGGCCGTTCAGCTCTGCGAAGGCAGCGACGGCGTACCGCCGCCGGTACCCGGCTCCAGCGCGTCGAGCGCCCGGCGCAAACCGGTGAGTTTGCGCTCGAGATGGGCCGCGGTGGCGACTGCGGCGGCGTCCGCCGAGTCGTCGTCAAGCTGTTTGGACAGCGCTTCCGCCTGCTCCTCAACTGCCGCGAGCCGCGCGGAAAGCTCGGCGAGCAGCCCCGCGGGCTCCTTGCTGTCGCCCGCGCTCGCATGCCCGCCGCCGCCCTCCAGCTGGAGCCGCAGGAGCGCGGCCTGCTCACGCAGTTGACAGTTCTTCATGTACAGCTCGACGAAGACCGAGACCTTGGCGCGCAGCACCCAGGGGTCGAACGGCTTGGAGATGTAGTCGACCGCGCCCGCGGCGTAACCCCGGAAGGTGTGGTGCGGGCCGTGGTTGATCGCGGTGAGGAAGATGATCGGGATGTCCCGGGTCCGTTCCCGTCGCTTGATGTGCGCGGCCGTCTCGAATCCGTCCATACCGGGCATCTGGACATCCAGCAGAATGACCGCGAAGTCGTCCGTCAGCAGCGCTTTGAGCGCTTCCTCCCCGGACGATGCCCGCACCAGTGTCTGATCGAGCGCAGAGAGGATGGCCTCCAGCGCCAGCAGATTCTCCGGCCGGTCATCGACCAGGAGGATCTTGGCCTTCTGCACCATGGCCCGCCCTCCTCGCCCCGGATGTGCACCGGGCGCCGCCCCAGGGGACGACTCTCTTGCGTCGCCCGTCCTTGTGCCGGTCATGGTAGCCGCACCCTGCCTGTCGCCACACCCTGTCACCGTGATGTCACTGTGCACGTAGCAGAAACGTAGCGGGAGACCAGAAGGTTCCCCGAATACCGCCGTCTCACACGCCTTCGGCCACAGTCAGTCAGCAACTCGCACAGAACCGGGCAGGCGTCGCTCACTCCCCGCGCATCCATTGCTCCATCACCGAGAGCAAATGGTCGGGATCCACCGGCTTGGTGACATAGTCGGAAGCGCCCGACTCAATGGCCTTCTCCCGGTCGCCCTTCATCGCCTTGGCGGTCAGCGCGATGATCGGCAGACCGGCGAACTGCGGCATCCTGCGGATCGCGGTCGTCGTCGCGTACCCGTCCATTTCCGGCATCATGATGTCCATCAGCACGACCGTCACATCGTCGTGCTGCTCCAGGACTTCGATGCCCTCACGGCCATTCTCCGCGTACAGCACCGAGAGCCCGTGCTGCTCCAGCACGCTGGTGAGCGCGAAGACATTGCGGATGTCGTCGTCGACGATCAGTACCTTCTCGCCGTCGAATGCGAAGGTGCGCCGCTCCTCCGGCGCCTCCTGGCCGGCGTTCGCCCCGGCCCACTGCTCCGCGCCCACCGACGCACCGCCCACCTGGCCGGGCAGCGCGCGCCGCTGGTCCATCGAGCCCAGCGCCTTGCGCCGCCGCCGGAACAGCGCGGCCGGGCCGGCGTGGGCGTCCGCAGGCGCGGGCGCATCGTGCCGCGCCTGCGGGAGCCCGTTCTGAGATGCGTCCTCGGCGATGTCGGCCTGCTGGCCGGAGGCGCCGGGGGCGAGCTGCGGGTAACCCTGCGGCGGCAGTTCGCTGGGGTGAAGGGGCAAGTAAAGGGTGAACGTCGAGCCGCGGCCCGGTTCGCTCGCCGCATGGATCTCGCCGCCCAGCAGCCGGGCGATCTCGCGGCTGATGGACAGTCCGAGGCCCGTACCGCCGTACTTCCGGCTGGTCGTGCCATCGGCCTGCTTGAACGCTTCGAAGATGACGCGCATCTTGCCGGCCGCGATCCCGATCCCGGTGTCCGTGACCGAGAAGGCGATCAGATCTCCGTCCGCGTCCCGCAGCGAGCCCGCCTCCAGCAGCTGCTCGCGGATCGACTGAGGCACATCGGCGCTCGCGGGCCGGATCACCAGCTCCACCGCGCCGCTGTCGGTGAACTTCACCGCGTTGGACAGGAGGTTGCGCAACACCTGCAGCAGCCGCTGCTCGTCGGTGTGCAGCGTCGCGGGCAGCTCCGGCGACACCCGTACGGAGAAGTCGAGACCCTTCTCCGCGGTCAGCGGCCGGAAGGTCGCCTCCACATAGTCGACGAGCTGAACCAGCGCGATACGGGTCGGACTGACGTCCATCTTGCCCGCCTCGACCTTCGACAGGTCGAGGATGTCGTTGATCAGCTGGAGCAGGTCGGAGCCAGCCCCGTGAATCGTTTCGGCGAACTCCACCTGCTTCGGCGAGAGGTTCCCCTCCGCGTTGTCCGCGAGCAGCTTGGCAAGGATCAGCAGGGAGTTGAGCGGCGTACGCAGCTCGTGCGACATGTTCGCCAGGAACTCCGACTTGTAGCGCATCGAGACCGCGAGCTGCTCGGCACGCTCCTCGAGCACCTGCCTCGCCTCTTCGATCTCAGTGTTCTTCACCTCGATGTCGCGGTTCTGCTGCGCCAGCAGCTCCGCCTTCTCCTCCAGTTCGGCGTTGGAGGCCTGCAGCGCCTTCTGCCGGTTCTCCAGCTCGGCCGAGCGCTCACGCAGCTGCTCCGTCAGCTCCTGCGACTGCTTGAGCAGCACCTCGGTCTTCGTGTTGACGCTGATGGTGTTGACGCTCGTCGCGATCATCTCGGCGATCTGGTTGAGGAAGTCCCGCTGGATCTGCGTGAACGGCTGGAAAGACGCCAGCTCGATCACACCGAGGACCTTCCCCTCGAAGAGCACCGGCAGCACGATCACATACGCGGGCGATGCCTCGCCGAGACCGGAGGAGATCCGCAGATAGCCCGGCGGCACATTGACCTGGATGGTCCGCTTCTCCTCGGCCGCGGTGCCGATCAGCGTCTCGCCGGGCCGGAAGGATGTCGGCATCAGACCGGCGGAGTAGCCGTAACTGCCGCGCATGCACAGCTCGTACGACATCTCCCCGCCCGGCGAAACGTCCGAGCCGCCGCCCGTCGGCATCGCCAGGAAGAACGCGCCGTGCTGCGCCGAGACGACCGGAGTGAGCTCGCTCATGATCAGCGAGGCCACGTCGTCCAGGTCGCGCCGGCCCTGCATCAGACCGGAGATACGGGCCAGGTTGCCCTTGAGCCAGTCCTGCTCCTCGTTGGCGAGGGTGGTGTCGCGGAGGTTCGCGATCATCGTGTTGATGTTGTCCTGCAGCACCTGGATCTCGCCGGCCGCGTCCACATCGATCTTGAGGTTCAGATCGCCGCGGGTCACCGCGGTCGCGACGGCCGCGATCGCGCGCACCTGACGGGTGAGGTTCCCGGCCATCTCGTTCACCGACTCGGTGAGGTCGCGCCAGGTTCCGTCGACGTCCCGCACCCGGGCCTGACCGCCCAACTGCCCGTCCGTGCCCACCTCGCGGGCGACCCGGGTGACCTCCTCGGCGAACGACGACAGCTGGTCCACCATCGTGTTGATGGTGGTCTTCAGCTCGAGGATCTCGCCCCGCGCATCGATGTCGATCTTCCTGGTGAGATCGCCCTTGGCGATGGCGGTGGTGACCGTGGCAATCTGCCGCACCTGGCCGGTCAGATTGGACGCCATCGAGTTCACGGACTCGGTGAGGTCCTTCCACGTACCGGAAACCCCCGGCACATGCGCCTGGCCGCCCAGCTCGCCCTCGGTGCCCACCTCGCGGGCCACACGGGTCACCTCGTCGGCGAACGACGACAGCGTCGTCACCATCGTGTTGACGGTCTCGGCCAGCTCCGCGACCTCGCCGCGCGCCTCGACCGTCACCTTCTTCGTCAGATCGCCGTTGGCGACCGCCGCGGAGACCCGC
It includes:
- a CDS encoding helix-turn-helix domain-containing protein codes for the protein MSIGNSPEDDRPSIDDDQPSLEDDRSSNEDDRPSIGHALQQARIAAGLTVDEVSSSTRVRIPIVQAIEQDDFSRCGGDVYARGHIRTVARAVGLDPDPLVAQYDAEHGGRPSPTPAAPLFEAERIRPDARRPNWTAAMVAAIVAVIGFVGFTLFSGEDGGKGSNVAEGSASEQKPSPADPSTSKPAPPKPDPSDSAIAAVPKDKVTVKLSALDDKSWISAKSHNGKLLFDGLLLKGESKTFQDDERVDLILGNAGAIELFVNGKKVEDQFEAGQVERLSYTKGDPEVG
- the rimO gene encoding 30S ribosomal protein S12 methylthiotransferase RimO; protein product: MPERRTVALVTLGCARNEVDSEELAGRLAADGWELVEEAADADVAVVNTCGFVEAAKKDSVDALLEANDLKDHGKTQAVVAVGCMAERYGKELAEALPEADGVLGFDDYADISDRLQTILNGGIHASHTPRDRRKLLPLSPVERQEASDVALPGHGDIAPAPEDLPEGVAPVSGPRAPLRRRLGTSPVASVKLASGCDRRCSFCAIPSFRGSFISRRPSDVLGETRWLAEQGVKEVMLVSENNTSYGKDLGDIRLLETLLPELAEIDGIERVRVSYLQPAEMRPGLIDVLTSTPKIAPYFDLSFQHSAPGVLRAMRRFGDTERFLELLATIRGKAPQAGVRSNFIVGFPGETEADFAELESFLTDARLDAIGVFGYSDEDGTEAVSYDNKLDADVIAERLEYLSRLAEELTAQRAEERLGEALEVLVESVDGEDGAVGRAAHQAPETDGQVVFTSSEGLVPGRIVVAKAVGTEGVDLVAECLEEVGT
- a CDS encoding two-component system response regulator, which encodes MVQKAKILLVDDRPENLLALEAILSALDQTLVRASSGEEALKALLTDDFAVILLDVQMPGMDGFETAAHIKRRERTRDIPIIFLTAINHGPHHTFRGYAAGAVDYISKPFDPWVLRAKVSVFVELYMKNCQLREQAALLRLQLEGGGGHASAGDSKEPAGLLAELSARLAAVEEQAEALSKQLDDDSADAAAVATAAHLERKLTGLRRALDALEPGTGGGTPSLPSQS
- a CDS encoding CinA family protein, giving the protein MKTAARVLALLAERGETLAVAESLTGGLVAAELTSVPGASKSFRGSVTAYATTLKRDVLGVDGTLLAERGAVDPEVARQMAAGVRQALGAGWGIATTGVAGPEPQDGQPVGTVYLAVAGPGGAGKVAELRLNGGRAEIRRESVRSVLELLSGELHENARTQDTEQNGGT
- a CDS encoding HAMP domain-containing protein gives rise to the protein MESGVAARGKNTRAKGGRSRSNGTTEVDTAALNRLLAALVSMRDGNFRRRLTVSGDGVMAEIAAVFNEVADRNLHLTGELARVRRMVGREGKLTERLETGACEGSWAAAIDASNALVDDLARPVSEVGRVLSAVAEGDLEQRMELRSHSVEGADAAVRPLRGEFLKVARTVNSLVDQLSAFTDEVTRVALEVGTEGKLGGQAQVRGMSGSWKDLTDSVNTMAYRLTAQVRDIALVTTAVAKGDLSRKVTVHVAGEMLQLKNTVNTMVDQLSSFSSEVTRVAREVGTEGELGGQAAVPGVAGVWKDLTDSVNTMAGNLTSQVRGIAEVTTAVANGDLSQKVTVSARGEVAQLAETINQMTETLRTFADEVTRVASEVGAEGLLGGQAQVPGAAGTWKDLTDSVNTVFRNLTTQVRDIAQVTTAVANGDLSQKVTVDVAGEMLELKNTVNTMVDQLQSFGSEVTRVAREVGVEGRLGGQAEVPGAAGTWKDLTDSVNTAFRNLTGQVRDIAQVTTAVANGDLSQKVTVDVAGEMLELKNTVNTMVAQLSSFADQVTRMARDVGTEGRLGGQARVDGVSGTWKELTDSVNFMAGNLTSQVRQIAQVTTAVARGDLSQKIDVDARGEILELKNTINTMVDQLSAFAEQVTRVAREVGTDGRLGGQAQVPGVAGVWRDLTDSVNGMAENLTGQVRNIAQVATAVARGDLSQKIDVDARGEILELKNTLNTMVDQLSNFAEQVTRVAREVGTEGILGGQAEVQGVSGTWKDLTQSVNFMANNLTSQVRNIAEVTTAVAKGDLSKKITVDAKGEILELVTTVNTMVDQLLDFADEVTRVAREVGTEGVLGGQARVRGVTGIWKDLSDNVNLMANNLTNQVRNIARVSAAVANGDLTKKVTVEARGEVAELAETVNTMVTTLSSFADEVTRVAREVGTEGELGGQAHVPGVSGTWKDLTESVNSMASNLTGQVRQIATVTTAIAKGDLTRKIDIDARGEILELKTTINTMVDQLSSFAEEVTRVAREVGTDGQLGGQARVRDVDGTWRDLTESVNEMAGNLTRQVRAIAAVATAVTRGDLNLKIDVDAAGEIQVLQDNINTMIANLRDTTLANEEQDWLKGNLARISGLMQGRRDLDDVASLIMSELTPVVSAQHGAFFLAMPTGGGSDVSPGGEMSYELCMRGSYGYSAGLMPTSFRPGETLIGTAAEEKRTIQVNVPPGYLRISSGLGEASPAYVIVLPVLFEGKVLGVIELASFQPFTQIQRDFLNQIAEMIATSVNTISVNTKTEVLLKQSQELTEQLRERSAELENRQKALQASNAELEEKAELLAQQNRDIEVKNTEIEEARQVLEERAEQLAVSMRYKSEFLANMSHELRTPLNSLLILAKLLADNAEGNLSPKQVEFAETIHGAGSDLLQLINDILDLSKVEAGKMDVSPTRIALVQLVDYVEATFRPLTAEKGLDFSVRVSPELPATLHTDEQRLLQVLRNLLSNAVKFTDSGAVELVIRPASADVPQSIREQLLEAGSLRDADGDLIAFSVTDTGIGIAAGKMRVIFEAFKQADGTTSRKYGGTGLGLSISREIARLLGGEIHAASEPGRGSTFTLYLPLHPSELPPQGYPQLAPGASGQQADIAEDASQNGLPQARHDAPAPADAHAGPAALFRRRRKALGSMDQRRALPGQVGGASVGAEQWAGANAGQEAPEERRTFAFDGEKVLIVDDDIRNVFALTSVLEQHGLSVLYAENGREGIEVLEQHDDVTVVLMDIMMPEMDGYATTTAIRRMPQFAGLPIIALTAKAMKGDREKAIESGASDYVTKPVDPDHLLSVMEQWMRGE
- the pgsA gene encoding CDP-diacylglycerol--glycerol-3-phosphate 3-phosphatidyltransferase, with amino-acid sequence MTGVPASAGGGTGRPAPGGKLGAAAVNQASLWNIANILTMIRLVLVPGFVMLMLQDGGYDPAWRAWAWAAFAVAMITDIFDGHLARTYNLVTDFGKIADPIADKAIMAAGLICLSALGDLPWWVTGVILFRELGITLMRFWVIRHGVIPASRGGKMKTLAQGTAVGMYVLALTGPLATLRFWVMALAVVLTVVTGLDYVRQAIVLRRRGLAAQRAAAADEAGSNAGSAGNAGEKR
- a CDS encoding DNA translocase FtsK; amino-acid sequence: MASRTSGKGSQGAAGTAKPRAGRTTGAAKKAAPAKKAAAKKTAPAKKAPARKAAAKKAAPKPAPSPTGGVYRLARALWLGLAHTVGALFRGIGRGAKGLDPAHRKDGLALLLLGVALVVAAGTWSNLRGPVGDLVEMLVTGAFGRLDLLAPLLLGVIAVRLILYPEKPEANGRIVIGLSALVVGVLGQVHIACGSPGRGEGTEAMQDAGGLIGWAASKPLIFTMGEVLAVPLLVLLTLFGLLVVTATPVNAIPQRLRLLGSKLGIVEPAYEPGADREAGEDDERYEDQWRDAVPGRARRSSARRGEAPADFDPDPAEEAALSKRRRPRRASVQPAMDRPMDAVDVAAAAAAALDGAVLNGMPPSPLVADLTRDVTAERQRAASPVPSAREPEEPGTKESGSKASVPDLTKSAPVPDESQPLPPRAEQLQLSGDITYALPSLDLLERGGPGKTRSAANDAVVASLSNVFMEFKVDAAVTGFTRGPTVTRYEVELGPAVKVERITALTKNIAYAVASPDVRIISPIPGKSAVGIEIPNSDREMVNLGDVLRLADAAGDEHPMLVALGKDVEGGYVMANLAKMPHVLVAGATGSGKSSCINCLITSVMVRATPEDVRMVLVDPKRVELTAYEGIPHLITPIITNPKRAAEALQWVVREMDLRYDDLAAYGYRHIDDFNQAIRNGKVKPPEGSERELTPYPYLLVIVDELADLMMVAPRDVEDAIVRITQLARAAGIHLVLATQRPSVDVVTGLIKANVPSRLAFATSSLADSRVILDQPGAEKLIGKGDGLFLPMGANKPTRMQGAFVTEDEVAVVVQHCKDQMAPVFREDVVVGTKQKKEIDEDIGDDLDLLCQAAELVVSTQFGSTSMLQRKLRVGFAKAGRLMDLMESRNIVGPSEGSKARDVLVKPDELDGVLAVIRGESHS